Proteins encoded by one window of Ramlibacter tataouinensis:
- the argH gene encoding argininosuccinate lyase, which yields MSQLDHKSQAWSALFTEPVSELVQRYTASVDFDRRLWRADIQGSLAHAAMLAAQGIISAQDRADIERGLAQVTQEIESGAFDWKLELEDVHLNIEARLTQLVGDAGKRLHTGRSRNDQVATDVRLWLRGEIDLLAGLLSELQKALLGLAEQNVDVILPGFTHLQVAQPVSFGHHMLAYVEMFARDAERMADVRKRVNRLPLGAAALAGTSYPLDREAVARTLGMEGVCQNSLDAVSDRDFAIEFTAAATLAMVHVSRLSEELILWMSQNFGFIRIADRFTTGSSIMPQKKNPDVPELARGKTGRVAGHLVALVTLMKGQPLAYNKDNQEDKEPLFDTVDTLRDTLRIFADMMGGITVNSEAMEQAARRGFATATDLADYLVKKGLPFRDAHETVAHAVKAAQQQGCDLSELPLATLQGFHASIGEDVYGVLSLRGSLDARQVLGGTAPAQVRAQIARHRARLG from the coding sequence ATGTCGCAACTCGATCACAAGTCCCAGGCCTGGTCCGCGCTCTTCACCGAACCGGTGAGCGAGCTGGTGCAGCGCTACACCGCCAGCGTCGATTTCGACCGGCGCCTCTGGCGCGCCGACATCCAGGGCTCCCTGGCCCACGCGGCGATGCTGGCCGCGCAGGGCATCATTTCCGCGCAGGACCGGGCCGACATCGAGCGCGGGCTGGCCCAGGTCACGCAGGAGATCGAGTCCGGCGCCTTCGACTGGAAGCTGGAACTGGAGGATGTGCACCTGAACATCGAGGCGCGCCTGACGCAGCTGGTGGGCGACGCCGGCAAGCGCCTGCACACCGGCCGCAGCCGCAACGACCAGGTCGCCACCGACGTGCGCCTGTGGCTGCGCGGCGAGATCGACCTGCTCGCGGGCCTGCTGTCCGAGCTGCAGAAGGCCTTGCTCGGGCTGGCCGAGCAGAACGTGGACGTGATCCTTCCGGGCTTCACCCACCTGCAGGTCGCGCAGCCGGTGAGCTTCGGCCACCACATGCTGGCCTACGTGGAGATGTTCGCGCGCGACGCCGAGCGCATGGCCGACGTGCGCAAGCGGGTCAACCGGCTGCCGCTGGGCGCGGCCGCGCTGGCCGGCACCAGCTACCCGCTGGATCGCGAGGCGGTCGCCCGCACGCTGGGCATGGAAGGCGTGTGCCAGAACTCGCTGGACGCGGTGAGCGACCGCGACTTCGCCATCGAGTTCACCGCCGCCGCGACGCTGGCCATGGTGCACGTCAGCCGGCTGTCGGAGGAACTGATCCTCTGGATGAGCCAGAACTTCGGCTTCATCCGCATCGCCGACCGCTTCACCACCGGCTCGTCGATCATGCCGCAGAAGAAGAACCCGGACGTGCCCGAGCTGGCGCGCGGCAAGACCGGGCGCGTGGCCGGCCACCTGGTCGCCCTGGTCACCCTGATGAAGGGCCAGCCGCTGGCCTACAACAAGGACAACCAGGAAGACAAGGAGCCGCTGTTCGACACGGTCGACACGCTGCGCGACACCCTGCGCATCTTCGCCGACATGATGGGCGGCATCACCGTCAACAGCGAAGCCATGGAGCAGGCGGCCCGCAGGGGCTTTGCCACCGCCACCGACCTGGCCGACTACCTGGTCAAGAAGGGCCTGCCGTTCCGCGACGCGCACGAGACCGTGGCGCACGCCGTCAAGGCCGCGCAGCAGCAGGGCTGCGACCTGTCCGAGCTGCCGCTGGCCACGCTGCAGGGCTTCCACGCCTCGATCGGCGAGGACGTGTACGGGGTCCTGTCGCTGCGCGGCTCGCTCGACGCCCGCCAGGTGCTGGGCGGCACCGCACCCGCGCAGGTGCGGGCCCAGATCGCCCGCCATAGGGCGCGGCTGGGCTGA
- a CDS encoding sensor histidine kinase: MKDSQILSAFQDLPDGGRRAVPPPAPQVLLFDACQVGVVLRAVLFVEAVLAVGAMFGADSMREWLARLALLSGAALPATLVWLVVGCSLKRLLARLPQAAQHVAGTALGAVSGLYGCGLAMLVAWPAPAPWVASAFTGALLAAALLAALALRAKGRLPAEATARLSELQARIRPHFLFNTLNTAIALVREDPARAEAVLEDLSDLFRRALADPGEAVTLEEEVALARHYLAIEQVRFGERLQVEWAIDPDAGRARVPPLFLQPLVENAVKHGVEPSAGGAEVKVSTQRRGATVVIKVTNTVPAGQGRPGHGLAQGNVRDRLRLLHDVQAQFRTVLKDGVYQVRMEVPA, encoded by the coding sequence ATGAAAGACTCGCAAATTTTATCGGCCTTCCAGGACCTGCCCGATGGCGGTCGCCGGGCCGTGCCGCCGCCCGCGCCCCAGGTGCTGCTGTTCGACGCCTGCCAGGTCGGCGTGGTGCTGCGGGCCGTGCTGTTCGTCGAGGCGGTGCTGGCGGTAGGCGCCATGTTCGGGGCGGACAGCATGCGCGAATGGCTGGCGCGGCTGGCGCTCCTGAGCGGCGCCGCGCTGCCGGCCACCCTGGTGTGGCTGGTGGTCGGCTGCAGCCTCAAGCGCCTGCTGGCGCGCCTGCCGCAGGCTGCCCAGCACGTGGCCGGCACGGCACTGGGCGCCGTGTCGGGGCTGTACGGCTGCGGGTTGGCGATGCTGGTGGCCTGGCCGGCGCCGGCGCCCTGGGTGGCGTCGGCCTTCACCGGGGCGCTGCTGGCGGCGGCGCTGCTGGCGGCGCTGGCGCTGCGCGCCAAGGGCCGCCTGCCGGCCGAGGCCACCGCCCGCCTGTCCGAGCTGCAGGCCCGCATCCGGCCGCACTTCCTGTTCAACACGCTCAACACCGCCATCGCCCTGGTGCGCGAGGACCCGGCCCGGGCCGAGGCCGTGCTGGAGGACCTGAGCGACCTGTTCCGCCGTGCCCTGGCCGACCCCGGCGAAGCCGTGACGCTGGAGGAGGAAGTGGCGCTGGCGCGGCACTACCTGGCGATCGAGCAGGTGCGCTTCGGCGAGCGCCTGCAGGTCGAGTGGGCGATCGACCCCGACGCCGGCCGGGCGCGGGTGCCGCCGCTGTTCCTGCAGCCGCTGGTGGAGAACGCCGTCAAGCATGGCGTGGAGCCGAGCGCCGGCGGCGCCGAGGTGAAGGTCAGCACGCAGCGGCGCGGCGCCACCGTGGTGATCAAGGTGACCAACACGGTCCCGGCGGGGCAGGGCCGCCCCGGGCACGGTCTTGCGCAGGGCAACGTGCGCGACCGCCTGCGCCTGCTGCACGACGTCCAGGCGCAGTTCCGCACCGTCCTGAAGGACGGCGTCTATCAGGTCAGGATGGAGGTTCCGGCATGA
- a CDS encoding LytR/AlgR family response regulator transcription factor: MSEFLQMLLVDDEVLARSRLRTLLADCRSPAARVIGEAANATEAMEALRRGSFDAVLLDVRMPGADGLALAQALRGMPREPAVVFVTAHAEHAVEAFELEAVDYLTKPVRLERLQVALQKVERALAARRAPAGEPQEMLVIQDRGRTERVPLSEVLYFKAELKYITVRTAARSYILDASLSELEERHAPQFLRVHRNALVALRAVRSLEKHDDPEEGEGWAVRLNGIDELLAVSRRQLTAVREALTR; encoded by the coding sequence ATGAGCGAATTCCTGCAGATGCTGCTGGTGGACGACGAAGTGTTGGCGCGATCGCGGCTGCGCACGCTGCTGGCCGACTGCCGCTCGCCGGCAGCGCGGGTCATCGGCGAGGCGGCCAACGCGACGGAGGCCATGGAGGCGCTGCGCCGCGGCAGCTTCGATGCGGTGCTGCTGGATGTGCGCATGCCGGGCGCCGATGGGCTGGCGCTGGCGCAGGCGCTGCGCGGCATGCCGCGCGAGCCGGCGGTGGTGTTCGTCACAGCGCACGCCGAGCACGCCGTGGAAGCGTTCGAGCTGGAGGCGGTGGACTACCTGACCAAGCCGGTGCGGCTGGAGCGGCTGCAGGTGGCGCTGCAGAAGGTGGAACGGGCGCTGGCCGCGCGGCGCGCGCCCGCGGGCGAGCCGCAGGAGATGCTGGTGATCCAGGACCGTGGCAGAACGGAGCGCGTTCCGCTGTCGGAGGTTCTCTATTTCAAGGCCGAACTCAAATACATCACCGTGCGCACCGCGGCCCGCAGCTATATTCTGGATGCGTCGCTCAGTGAACTGGAAGAGCGCCACGCGCCGCAGTTCCTGCGGGTCCACCGCAATGCGCTGGTGGCGCTGCGGGCGGTGCGGTCGCTGGAAAAGCACGACGACCCCGAAGAGGGCGAGGGCTGGGCGGTGCGCTTGAACGGCATCGATGAGCTGCTGGCGGTGTCGCGGCGGCAGCTCACGGCGGTGCGGGAAGCGCTGACGCGAT